The Lepus europaeus isolate LE1 chromosome 1, mLepTim1.pri, whole genome shotgun sequence genome contains the following window.
TCGGTGACTCCTTCCTTGGTCTTTGTGATTCGTCTATGGTTATGGAGGTACCCCCATCTTCTTGGGGATGCCTGGGGTATTTGAGGCAGGGGTGGCTGTAGAAGACTCCTCAACAGAGGTACTGAGGTTCAAGAACTCCAGGATGATGTCCCCAAGGCAGTAAATCAAATGCCTGTTGATGAGGGGTTGCTGCAGGGACTCCAAGACCAGAATCCAACTCAGCCGGCATTTGTTCACCCCCAGGATATCCACCACAAAATCTGACAGGACCTCCATCAGGCTCTGCAAAGCTTGACTCTCAGTAGCCACCTTCTGCTCCTGGGTCCTTACAGGCCGGGGAGACTTGGGTAAAACTCCACCTGGCCAGATGGACTCCCGAAGAAGGCGGAGGTACTGCACCCAGCGCTGAGGACATGTTAGGTTAGTGACCTGCACCTCCAGCCACCTCTGAACCAGGGTCCCAAAGATAAGCCGGAGAAATTTCTGCATGTTTTTGGTACACAGCCACTTCCATTGTTCCATTAACAGCAACAGGACCAGATCCAGGGCTGTGTCAGctaactctgtctctgtccctggatCACTGTCACTGAGGTctcgggctggcactgttgcaccTGACAAGCCACCATCCACATGTTCTTTGGAGGTTCGTCTGAGACCTTTATTTAGGGTTTCTGTTGGTTGTACTTCCAGTAACTTTGTCTGTTTTTCAATAAAGGATTCCATCCTAGACATGGAGAGGATCTCTGACTCCACATTGCATATAACCATTTTTAAACAGTTTGGAAATTATGATTTAATACCAGAGCTACGAATAAGGAAAGTAATATAGCAGATTATTCTAGAAACAATGGCAACGAAATAAAGTCTTTTATCATCATCTATGAAGaccaatatattttgaaattct
Protein-coding sequences here:
- the LOC133765078 gene encoding sorting nexin-19-like — protein: MSRMESFIEKQTKLLEVQPTETLNKGLRRTSKEHVDGGLSGATVPARDLSDSDPGTETELADTALDLVLLLLMEQWKWLCTKNMQKFLRLIFGTLVQRWLEVQVTNLTCPQRWVQYLRLLRESIWPGGVLPKSPRPVRTQEQKVATESQALQSLMEVLSDFVVDILGVNKCRLSWILVLESLQQPLINRHLIYCLGDIILEFLNLSTSVEESSTATPASNTPGIPKKMGVPP